A region from the Variovorax sp. V93 genome encodes:
- a CDS encoding amino acid ABC transporter ATP-binding protein, whose amino-acid sequence MAAVLESHQTSAAPIVRVTALRKSYGANEVLKGIDLDVKRGEVIAIIGKSGSGKSTLLRCINGLEVFQEGSLTVDGKPLLHESAMAMRELRQHVGMIFQSFNLFPHLTVGKNVMLAPTLVKKRSSMEAASQARKLLERVGLAEKFDAMPEQLSGGQQQRVAIARALAMEPAVLLCDEITSALDPELVGEVLRVVESLADEGMTLLMVTHEMSFARKVSDRVIFMHQGRVHEMGPPAEMFGNPQTAELKQFLSSLHD is encoded by the coding sequence ATGGCCGCCGTGCTTGAATCCCACCAGACCTCCGCCGCGCCGATCGTGCGCGTGACCGCGCTGCGCAAATCGTACGGCGCCAACGAGGTGCTCAAGGGCATCGACCTCGACGTGAAGCGCGGCGAGGTCATTGCCATCATCGGCAAGAGCGGCTCGGGCAAGAGCACCCTGCTGCGCTGCATCAACGGGCTCGAGGTGTTCCAGGAAGGCTCGCTCACGGTCGACGGCAAGCCGCTGCTGCACGAGAGCGCCATGGCGATGCGCGAGCTGCGCCAGCACGTGGGCATGATCTTCCAGAGCTTCAACCTGTTTCCGCATCTCACGGTCGGCAAGAACGTGATGCTCGCACCCACGCTGGTGAAGAAGCGCAGCAGCATGGAGGCGGCATCGCAGGCGCGCAAGCTGCTCGAACGCGTGGGCCTGGCCGAGAAGTTCGACGCCATGCCCGAGCAGCTCTCGGGCGGCCAGCAGCAGCGCGTGGCCATCGCCCGCGCGCTGGCCATGGAACCGGCCGTGCTGCTGTGCGACGAGATCACCTCGGCGCTCGACCCCGAGCTGGTGGGCGAGGTGCTGCGCGTGGTGGAGTCGCTGGCCGACGAAGGGATGACGCTGCTGATGGTCACGCACGAGATGAGCTTTGCGCGCAAGGTGAGCGACCGCGTGATCTTCATGCACCAGGGCCGCGTGCACGAGATGGGACCACCGGCGGAAATGTTCGGGAATCCGCAGACGGCCGAGCTGAAGCAATTCCTTTCGTCGCTGCACGACTGA
- a CDS encoding DUF72 domain-containing protein — translation MQGTTRIGISGWRYAPWRGRFYPKGLPQRLELDFASRMLPTIEINGSFYSLQRPVSYQAWHDATPDGFVFAVKGPRYITHNLRLKEPHGALANFFASGVFALGAKLGPILWQLPPSLAYDAGRIEEFLALLPRDGRSALKLARQHNEKLADDRALLKAPAKLRIRHAVEVRHASFANPDFIAMLRRHGVALVVADTAGRWPLLEDLCADFVYMRLHGDKELYASGYGDAALDRWAERIDAWRHGRQVKDARLAVPSRRSSGRKGRDVFCYFDNDVKVHAPYDAAHLAARLGVATGLGAGDRFELPPDMAVRKPARARPGRK, via the coding sequence ATGCAGGGCACGACGCGAATCGGTATCTCTGGCTGGCGCTATGCGCCATGGCGCGGCCGTTTCTATCCCAAGGGGCTCCCGCAGCGGCTCGAACTCGACTTTGCCTCCCGCATGCTGCCCACCATCGAGATCAACGGCTCGTTCTATTCGCTGCAGCGCCCCGTGTCGTACCAGGCATGGCACGACGCGACGCCCGACGGTTTCGTGTTTGCGGTGAAGGGGCCGCGCTACATCACCCACAACCTGCGGCTCAAGGAACCGCACGGTGCGCTGGCCAACTTCTTTGCATCGGGCGTGTTCGCATTGGGCGCCAAGCTGGGCCCGATTCTCTGGCAGCTGCCGCCGTCGTTGGCCTACGACGCCGGTCGGATCGAGGAATTCCTGGCGCTGCTGCCCAGGGATGGCCGTTCCGCCCTCAAGCTCGCGCGCCAGCACAACGAGAAGCTGGCCGACGACCGCGCGTTGCTGAAGGCACCCGCGAAGCTGCGCATACGGCATGCGGTGGAAGTGCGCCATGCGAGTTTTGCAAATCCGGACTTCATCGCGATGCTGCGCCGCCATGGCGTCGCGCTGGTGGTTGCCGACACGGCGGGGCGCTGGCCGCTGCTCGAAGACCTGTGCGCCGACTTCGTCTACATGCGGCTGCATGGCGACAAGGAGCTCTACGCGAGCGGCTACGGCGATGCCGCGCTCGACCGCTGGGCCGAGCGCATCGATGCCTGGCGCCATGGACGCCAGGTGAAGGACGCAAGGCTGGCCGTACCTTCGCGCCGGTCCTCCGGGCGCAAGGGGCGCGACGTGTTCTGCTACTTCGACAACGACGTCAAGGTGCACGCGCCCTACGATGCCGCGCACCTGGCGGCCCGGCTTGGCGTGGCCACCGGGCTGGGGGCAGGCGACCGCTTCGAACTGCCGCCGGACATGGCCGTGCGAAAGCCGGCGCGCGCGCGGCCGGGCAGGAAGTAG
- a CDS encoding glycerophosphodiester phosphodiesterase, whose product MKYPLLAAALLIAGCAAILPTAKQHFDLQAHRGGRGLAPENTLAAFSNAIDLGVSTLELDIGLTADGVVVISHDTALNADHTRDANGAWLASKTGPTLRSLTLAQLQRYDVGRLNPASSYGKQFALQLPRDGERIPTLAALFEQVRARGAAAATVGFNIETKIDPTKPDETAAPEPMVRALLAEIDKAQMGGRVTVQSFDWRTLALVGQLAPQLPRAYLSSPRTLKDSRWTAGLDAAQFASTPQLVKAAAGTAGGPVIWSPAYNDLTRPAIKEAQGLGLKVLPWTVNQRADMLRLMDWGVDGIITDYPDVLRDLMRERGLSLPPPGKASS is encoded by the coding sequence ATGAAATACCCACTGCTTGCCGCCGCATTGCTCATCGCGGGCTGCGCGGCCATTCTCCCCACGGCCAAGCAGCACTTCGACCTGCAGGCGCACCGCGGCGGGCGCGGGCTCGCGCCGGAGAACACGCTGGCGGCCTTCTCCAACGCCATCGACCTGGGCGTGAGCACGCTCGAACTGGACATCGGGCTCACGGCCGACGGCGTGGTCGTGATCTCGCACGACACCGCGCTCAACGCCGACCACACACGCGACGCGAACGGCGCCTGGCTCGCATCGAAGACCGGCCCCACCCTCCGTTCTCTCACGCTGGCGCAACTGCAGCGCTACGACGTCGGCCGGCTGAACCCCGCGAGCAGCTACGGCAAGCAGTTCGCGCTGCAGCTGCCGCGCGACGGCGAGCGCATCCCGACCCTGGCCGCACTGTTCGAGCAGGTGCGCGCACGCGGCGCCGCGGCCGCCACGGTGGGCTTCAACATCGAGACCAAGATCGATCCCACCAAGCCCGACGAGACCGCCGCGCCCGAGCCGATGGTGCGCGCCCTGCTCGCCGAGATCGACAAGGCGCAGATGGGCGGCCGCGTGACCGTCCAGAGCTTCGACTGGCGCACGCTCGCGCTGGTCGGCCAGCTTGCGCCGCAGTTGCCGCGGGCCTACCTGAGCTCCCCGCGCACGCTCAAGGACAGCCGCTGGACGGCCGGCCTCGACGCCGCGCAGTTCGCCTCGACGCCGCAGCTGGTCAAGGCCGCGGCCGGCACGGCGGGCGGGCCCGTCATCTGGTCGCCCGCCTACAACGACCTGACACGGCCCGCCATCAAGGAAGCGCAGGGCCTCGGCCTCAAGGTGCTGCCCTGGACCGTGAACCAGCGCGCCGACATGCTGCGGCTGATGGACTGGGGTGTGGACGGCATCATCACCGACTACCCCGACGTGCTGCGCGACCTGATGCGCGAACGCGGCCTCTCGCTGCCGCCACCTGGAAAGGCTTCGTCATGA
- a CDS encoding P1 family peptidase translates to MPAPSSASSSPASSSGAITDVAGIEVGHFSDTRRPTGCTVILAREGAVAGVDVRGAAPGTRETDLLSPGNLVQQVHGVMLAGGSAWGLAAAEGAMRWLEERNIGMDVRFGTLPIVPAAVLFDLPMGDARIRPDAAAGYAACEAATRDAPEEGNVGAGSGALVGKLFGVHRAMKGGIGTASVTVGGVTVGALIAVNALGDVIDPDTAQPVAGARTEDGLALLDTRRALLRGDPPQPLLAGTNTTLGVIATDAVLTKVQANRLASVAHDGLARAINPVHTMSDGDTLFALATGRIPLEGPSSESRPGMTVLGTMAAEAVARATLRAVLAARSITVGELHVPCAADFAATKG, encoded by the coding sequence ATGCCCGCTCCGTCATCCGCTTCCTCTTCTCCTGCTTCGTCTTCCGGCGCCATCACCGATGTGGCCGGCATCGAAGTCGGCCATTTTTCCGACACGCGCCGGCCCACGGGCTGCACCGTGATCCTCGCGCGCGAAGGGGCGGTGGCCGGGGTCGACGTGCGCGGCGCCGCACCGGGCACGCGCGAGACCGACCTGCTCTCGCCCGGCAACCTGGTGCAGCAGGTGCACGGCGTGATGCTGGCGGGCGGCAGCGCCTGGGGACTGGCCGCGGCCGAAGGCGCCATGCGCTGGCTCGAGGAGCGCAACATCGGCATGGACGTGCGCTTCGGCACCCTGCCGATCGTGCCGGCCGCCGTGCTGTTCGACCTGCCCATGGGCGACGCGCGCATCCGGCCCGACGCCGCCGCCGGCTACGCGGCCTGCGAGGCGGCCACCCGCGATGCGCCGGAAGAAGGCAACGTGGGCGCCGGCAGCGGCGCGCTCGTGGGCAAGCTCTTCGGCGTGCACCGCGCGATGAAGGGCGGCATCGGCACCGCCTCGGTCACCGTGGGCGGCGTGACGGTGGGCGCGCTCATCGCGGTCAATGCGCTGGGCGACGTGATCGACCCCGACACCGCGCAGCCGGTGGCCGGCGCGCGCACCGAAGACGGCCTTGCGCTGCTCGACACGCGCCGCGCCCTGCTGCGCGGCGACCCGCCCCAGCCGCTGCTCGCGGGCACCAACACCACGCTCGGCGTGATCGCGACCGACGCGGTGCTGACGAAGGTGCAGGCCAACCGCCTTGCGAGCGTGGCGCACGACGGCCTGGCACGCGCCATCAACCCGGTGCACACGATGAGCGACGGCGACACGCTGTTTGCGCTGGCCACCGGCCGCATTCCGCTCGAAGGCCCTTCTTCCGAATCCAGGCCCGGCATGACCGTGCTCGGCACCATGGCCGCCGAGGCGGTGGCGCGCGCCACCTTGCGCGCGGTGCTGGCGGCGCGCTCCATCACCGTCGGCGAGCTGCACGTGCCATGCGCGGCCGACTTCGCCGCAACGAAAGGTTGA
- a CDS encoding DUF411 domain-containing protein: protein MQRRTLLLRAAPLLAFASTAAWPPAASAAAPMVEIWKDPNCGCCQDWVRHLEANGFATRVHDAGNSAARTRLGVPARLGSCHTGLVGGYALEGHVPAREVHRLLREKPKAIGLAVPGMPVGSPGMDGAAYGDRHDPYDVLLVLADGGSRVFQSYR, encoded by the coding sequence ATGCAAAGACGCACCCTTCTTCTGCGCGCCGCCCCGCTGCTCGCGTTCGCATCCACGGCGGCATGGCCGCCGGCCGCATCGGCCGCCGCGCCGATGGTCGAGATCTGGAAGGACCCGAACTGCGGGTGCTGCCAGGACTGGGTCAGGCACCTCGAGGCCAACGGCTTCGCGACCCGCGTGCACGACGCTGGCAACAGCGCCGCGCGCACCCGGCTCGGCGTTCCCGCCAGGCTGGGCTCATGCCACACCGGCCTGGTCGGCGGCTATGCGCTCGAAGGCCACGTGCCCGCGCGCGAGGTGCACAGGCTGTTGCGCGAAAAGCCCAAAGCCATCGGCCTCGCCGTGCCCGGCATGCCGGTGGGATCGCCGGGCATGGACGGCGCCGCCTACGGCGATCGGCACGATCCCTACGACGTTCTGCTGGTGCTGGCCGACGGCGGCAGCCGCGTCTTCCAGAGCTACCGCTGA
- a CDS encoding amino acid ABC transporter permease, with amino-acid sequence MVDFSLWDILRNLLMALRWTVVLSLIAFIGGGLVGALLLFLRLRGGSAMGRAVGLYVQLFQGTPLLMQLFLAYFGIALFGVDVSAWTAASVALTLYTSAFLTEIWRGCVASIPKGQWEASGSLALSFSEQMRHVILPQAVKIAIAPTVGFLVQVIKGTALASVIGFVELTKAGSMISNATFKPFVVFSCVALLYFVLCFPVSLYAKNLERKSHGRRA; translated from the coding sequence ATGGTCGATTTTTCTCTCTGGGACATCCTGCGCAACCTGCTGATGGCGCTGCGCTGGACCGTCGTGCTCTCGCTCATCGCCTTCATCGGCGGCGGGCTGGTGGGCGCCCTGCTGCTGTTCCTGCGGCTGCGCGGCGGCAGCGCCATGGGCCGCGCCGTCGGCCTCTATGTGCAGCTGTTCCAGGGCACGCCGCTGCTGATGCAGCTGTTTCTCGCGTACTTCGGCATCGCGCTGTTCGGCGTCGACGTGTCGGCGTGGACCGCGGCCAGCGTGGCGCTCACGCTCTACACCAGCGCCTTCCTCACCGAAATCTGGCGCGGCTGCGTGGCCTCCATTCCCAAGGGCCAGTGGGAAGCCTCGGGCAGCCTGGCGCTGAGCTTCAGCGAGCAGATGCGCCACGTGATCCTGCCGCAGGCGGTGAAGATCGCGATCGCGCCGACGGTGGGCTTCCTGGTGCAGGTGATCAAGGGCACGGCGCTCGCCTCGGTGATCGGTTTCGTCGAACTCACCAAGGCCGGCAGCATGATTTCGAACGCCACCTTCAAGCCCTTCGTGGTGTTCAGCTGCGTGGCGCTGCTTTACTTCGTACTGTGCTTCCCGGTGAGCCTGTACGCCAAGAATCTCGAGAGGAAATCCCATGGCCGCCGTGCTTGA
- a CDS encoding NAD(P)/FAD-dependent oxidoreductase, whose protein sequence is MTVARSFSAEGAGRHVVVIGAGAVGSATAIEALRAGLRVTVVEPGEPGGPQATSYGNAGWLSSHSVVPPALPGAWRKVPGWLTDPLGPLALRWRHLPRALPWLLRYLASGWTEARVQRTADALRTLLADAPALHARLAAEAGMPQLIEQRGLLHAYRSREEFEGDALGWRVRRRTGVQWEEWPAAELRQREPDLDARYTLGIFVPEAGHCRNPGAYVAALARHAQEAGAQRVAARATGFRIAGGRLRAVRTEAGEIACDAAAICAGARSGPLAAAAGSPVPLESERGYHVVVEGASAGPRTPTMVADGKLIAHWMDGGLRAAGQVEIGGLDAAPDWRRAEILHRHLRSMFPALGTQPPEAVAVKHWLGHRPSLPDGLPCIGASAASTDIVLAFGHGHVGLCGSARTGRLAAQLLAGTAPETALAPFDPARFS, encoded by the coding sequence ATGACAGTTGCAAGAAGTTTCTCCGCCGAGGGCGCGGGACGCCATGTGGTCGTGATCGGCGCAGGCGCCGTGGGCAGCGCGACCGCCATCGAGGCCTTGCGCGCCGGCCTGCGCGTGACGGTGGTGGAGCCCGGCGAGCCGGGCGGTCCGCAGGCCACGAGCTACGGCAATGCGGGCTGGCTCTCGTCTCATTCCGTGGTGCCGCCCGCGCTGCCCGGTGCCTGGCGCAAGGTGCCGGGCTGGCTGACCGATCCGCTGGGGCCGCTCGCGCTGCGTTGGCGCCATCTGCCGCGGGCCTTGCCCTGGCTGCTGCGCTACCTGGCCTCGGGCTGGACCGAGGCGCGCGTGCAGCGCACCGCCGACGCATTGCGCACGCTGCTGGCCGATGCCCCGGCCCTGCATGCCCGGCTCGCCGCCGAGGCCGGGATGCCGCAGCTCATCGAGCAGCGCGGCCTGCTGCATGCCTACCGGTCGCGCGAGGAGTTCGAGGGCGACGCGCTCGGCTGGCGCGTGCGCCGGCGCACTGGTGTGCAGTGGGAGGAGTGGCCGGCGGCTGAATTGCGGCAGCGCGAACCCGACCTCGACGCGCGCTACACGCTCGGCATCTTCGTGCCCGAGGCCGGGCACTGCCGCAATCCGGGGGCCTATGTGGCGGCGCTGGCGCGGCACGCGCAGGAGGCCGGTGCGCAGCGTGTGGCGGCGCGCGCCACCGGCTTTCGCATCGCGGGCGGGCGGCTGCGCGCGGTGCGCACCGAGGCCGGCGAGATCGCCTGCGACGCCGCCGCCATCTGCGCCGGTGCGCGCTCGGGCCCGCTGGCCGCAGCGGCCGGATCGCCGGTGCCGCTCGAATCGGAACGCGGCTACCACGTGGTCGTCGAAGGCGCTTCGGCGGGGCCGCGCACGCCGACGATGGTGGCCGACGGCAAGCTCATCGCGCACTGGATGGACGGTGGCCTGCGCGCGGCCGGCCAGGTCGAGATCGGTGGGCTCGATGCCGCGCCCGACTGGCGGCGCGCCGAGATCCTGCACCGGCACCTGCGGTCGATGTTTCCGGCGCTTGGCACCCAGCCGCCGGAGGCGGTGGCCGTGAAGCACTGGCTCGGCCACCGGCCCAGTCTGCCCGACGGGCTGCCCTGCATCGGCGCATCCGCGGCCAGCACGGACATCGTGCTGGCCTTCGGGCATGGGCACGTCGGCCTGTGCGGCTCGGCGCGCACCGGCAGGCTCGCGGCGCAATTGCTCGCGGGCACCGCGCCCGAGACGGCGCTGGCCCCTTTCGATCCCGCCCGCTTCAGCTGA
- a CDS encoding DUF1439 domain-containing protein, with amino-acid sequence MQIRSLPFTTSRRWMLRALCGAAALQAPLCALAGFNFFTSEYTATRDELQAQIAKRFPVAERYAEIFMVGLRDPQLGLDARSNRAAITATLTIASPLLAASPVQGVVSVSSALRYDAAARALRLDRPKAERLELQGVQGRDAERLQQVGAVVAQELLQGQVLRSFTADELTVGRKTYEIGDITVQDDGIKVQLK; translated from the coding sequence ATGCAAATCCGCTCCCTGCCCTTCACCACCTCCCGCCGCTGGATGCTGCGCGCGCTGTGCGGCGCCGCGGCCCTGCAGGCGCCGCTTTGCGCGCTGGCCGGCTTCAACTTCTTCACCAGCGAATACACCGCCACGCGCGACGAACTGCAGGCGCAGATCGCCAAGCGCTTTCCGGTGGCCGAGCGCTATGCCGAGATCTTCATGGTCGGGCTGCGCGATCCGCAGCTGGGCCTGGACGCGCGCAGCAACCGCGCGGCCATCACGGCCACGCTGACCATTGCCAGCCCCCTGCTGGCCGCCTCGCCGGTGCAGGGCGTGGTCTCGGTCAGCAGCGCGCTGCGCTACGACGCCGCAGCGCGCGCGCTGCGCCTGGACCGCCCCAAGGCCGAGCGCCTCGAGCTGCAGGGCGTGCAGGGCCGCGATGCGGAACGCCTGCAGCAGGTGGGCGCGGTGGTGGCGCAGGAGCTGCTGCAGGGGCAGGTGCTGCGCAGCTTCACGGCCGACGAGCTCACGGTGGGACGCAAGACCTACGAGATCGGCGACATCACGGTGCAGGACGACGGCATCAAGGTGCAGCTGAAATGA